In one window of Opitutus sp. GAS368 DNA:
- the ispG gene encoding (E)-4-hydroxy-3-methylbut-2-enyl-diphosphate synthase: MSYCASRYHTLRRRTVEVMVGGVGVGGSHPLRIQSMTTSDTQDVAATVKQSIALAEVGCEIVRITAPNVAAAKCLKDIRAQFSAAGFGHIPLVADIHFLPSAAMEAVEHVEKVRVNPGNYADKKKFAVKEYTDADYDRELERLHESFSPLVKRSKELGRAMRIGTNHGSLSDRIMNRYGDTPLGMVESALEFLRIARSHDYHAIILSMKASNPKVMIQAYRLLVERMAQEDMHYPLHLGVTEAGDGEDGRIKSAIGIGSLLLDGLGDTIRVSLTEDSVYEIPVARAIADKAMSLWTAPRPEEISLPLADTIDPYHFSKRETAVLRFSDKCAVGPEQPPRVIVRSTLAGLADAAKALAAPRLIDTPAEGLLVPVNSVADLQAVGACLQAIPLPVDFLALELASSLTPEALESQFSTLNPKLLLVRRFEARETARLIAFAELVRRHGHFLAVEIDPENFGPYEDALRKLGDASLLFTLSTLRPQAIAAHGIGAYRRLLEHLKAAGSKAPVWIRNTSAMAVRGDNSFLSKLLEASFLTGSLLCDGIGDLVSIETEADPARATKLAYNVLQGAGARISKTEFVACPSCGRTLFDLQTTTQRIRAQTGHLKGVKIAIMGCIVNGPGEMADADFGYVGGAPGKINLYVGKNCVQYNIPQVEADARLIALIREHGKWADPEPHQLSPV, from the coding sequence ATGTCCTACTGCGCGTCCCGCTACCACACGCTCCGCCGCCGCACCGTCGAGGTGATGGTCGGGGGCGTCGGCGTCGGCGGTTCGCATCCCCTGCGCATCCAGTCGATGACAACCAGCGACACGCAGGACGTCGCGGCCACGGTCAAGCAGTCCATCGCCCTGGCCGAGGTCGGCTGCGAGATCGTCCGCATCACCGCGCCCAACGTCGCCGCCGCCAAATGCCTCAAGGACATCCGCGCCCAGTTCTCCGCCGCGGGCTTCGGCCACATCCCGCTGGTCGCCGACATCCATTTCCTGCCCTCCGCCGCCATGGAGGCCGTCGAGCATGTCGAGAAGGTCCGTGTCAACCCGGGCAACTACGCCGACAAGAAGAAGTTCGCCGTCAAGGAATACACCGACGCCGACTACGACCGCGAGCTGGAGCGCCTGCACGAGTCGTTCTCCCCGCTGGTTAAGCGCAGCAAGGAACTCGGCCGGGCCATGCGCATCGGCACCAACCACGGCTCCCTCTCCGACCGCATCATGAACCGCTACGGCGACACGCCGCTCGGCATGGTCGAGAGCGCCCTCGAGTTCCTCCGCATCGCCCGCAGCCACGACTACCACGCCATCATCCTCTCGATGAAGGCCAGCAACCCGAAGGTCATGATCCAGGCCTACCGGCTGCTCGTCGAGCGGATGGCGCAGGAGGACATGCACTACCCGCTGCACCTCGGCGTCACCGAGGCCGGCGACGGCGAGGACGGCCGCATCAAGAGCGCCATCGGCATCGGCAGCCTGTTGCTCGACGGCCTGGGTGATACCATCCGCGTGTCGCTGACCGAGGACTCCGTCTACGAGATCCCCGTGGCCCGCGCCATCGCCGACAAGGCCATGAGCCTGTGGACGGCGCCCCGGCCCGAGGAAATCAGCCTCCCGCTGGCCGACACGATCGATCCCTACCATTTCAGCAAACGCGAGACCGCCGTTCTCAGGTTTTCCGACAAATGCGCGGTCGGCCCGGAGCAACCGCCCCGCGTGATCGTCCGCAGCACGCTCGCCGGCCTGGCCGACGCGGCGAAGGCCCTCGCCGCCCCGAGGCTCATCGACACGCCCGCCGAGGGCCTGCTGGTGCCGGTCAATTCCGTCGCCGACCTTCAGGCTGTAGGAGCCTGCTTGCAGGCGATTCCGCTCCCGGTCGACTTCCTCGCGCTCGAACTCGCTTCCTCGCTCACGCCAGAAGCTCTCGAGTCTCAATTCTCAACTCTCAACCCGAAGCTCCTCCTGGTCCGCCGCTTCGAGGCCCGCGAAACCGCCCGTCTCATCGCCTTTGCCGAACTCGTCCGCCGGCACGGTCATTTTCTGGCCGTCGAGATCGACCCGGAGAACTTCGGGCCCTACGAGGACGCCTTGCGCAAGCTGGGCGACGCCAGCCTGCTCTTCACCCTATCGACCCTGCGCCCGCAAGCCATCGCCGCCCACGGCATCGGGGCCTACCGCCGCCTGCTGGAGCACCTCAAGGCCGCCGGCTCCAAGGCTCCGGTCTGGATCCGCAACACGTCCGCCATGGCCGTCCGCGGCGACAACAGCTTCCTTTCCAAGCTCCTCGAGGCCAGTTTCCTGACCGGCAGCCTGTTGTGCGACGGTATCGGCGATCTGGTGAGCATCGAGACCGAGGCCGACCCCGCCCGGGCCACGAAACTAGCCTACAACGTCCTGCAGGGCGCCGGCGCGCGCATCTCCAAGACCGAATTCGTCGCCTGCCCCAGCTGCGGCCGCACCCTTTTTGACCTGCAGACGACCACCCAGCGCATCCGGGCCCAGACCGGCCACCTCAAGGGCGTGAAAATCGCCATCATGGGCTGCATCGTCAACGGCCCGGGCGAGATGGCCGACGCCGATTTCGGCTACGTCGGCGGCGCCCCGGGCAAGATCAACCTCTACGTCGGCAAAAACTGCGTCCAATACAACATCCCGCAGGTGGAGGCCGACGCCCGGCTGATTGCGCTGATCCGCGAGCACGGCAAATGGGCCGATCCCGAGCCGCATCAGCTTTCGCCCGTGTAA
- the rseP gene encoding RIP metalloprotease RseP, which yields MSFDFLTSLFSNLWAIFLIIVFFGGSIFVHELGHFLVARRRGLKVTRFSIGFGPAIWKRTAKDGVEYRLSWIPLGGYVALPQLADMPALEGESEVEVANLPPISYTTKVLVLVAGAVFNVIFAFGLATVLWSVGRPEPENVTSTRIGYVIEKMALPDKTIVPSPAAKADLREGDNILAIDGTAVHSWLDVLNGIVFGTRTDATGERISVFTIERNGVTRDFTINPIRTGEENFRKVGIDAAYAVLIKNVQPNTPGAHLGLLPGDQLTAVDGKPVWGLPSLSAALSSTKGTAQVLTVRRGTTEARLPFVSPGAESTQLFRGVEFTTNWQLLHQTPLAQVKMILTNTLQTFGALLHPQGDIGLQNLSGFIGIGRGFWDALKSDHPANFVLWFTVMINISLAFFNLLPIPVLDGGHILLATVAKLRGRPLPMNFILTTQSVFMVLLLVMMLYVTVFGDIRRLVNDYRADAQTKEAAAVQEKKAAEPAPAGK from the coding sequence ATGTCCTTCGATTTCCTCACATCCCTGTTCAGCAACCTTTGGGCGATCTTCCTGATCATCGTCTTCTTCGGCGGTTCGATCTTCGTTCACGAACTCGGCCATTTCCTCGTGGCCCGGCGCCGCGGCCTGAAGGTCACCCGCTTCTCCATCGGCTTCGGACCGGCCATCTGGAAACGGACGGCCAAGGATGGCGTCGAATACCGTCTCTCGTGGATTCCGCTCGGGGGCTACGTGGCCCTGCCCCAACTGGCCGACATGCCGGCCCTCGAGGGCGAGTCGGAGGTGGAGGTCGCGAACCTGCCACCCATCAGCTACACGACCAAGGTCCTGGTGCTGGTGGCGGGCGCCGTCTTCAATGTCATCTTCGCCTTCGGGCTGGCGACCGTCCTCTGGTCCGTCGGGCGCCCCGAGCCGGAGAATGTCACTTCCACGCGCATCGGCTACGTCATCGAAAAGATGGCGCTGCCCGACAAGACCATCGTCCCCAGCCCGGCGGCCAAGGCCGACCTGCGCGAAGGGGACAACATCCTGGCGATCGACGGCACGGCGGTGCACAGCTGGCTGGATGTGCTGAACGGCATCGTGTTCGGCACCCGCACCGATGCCACGGGCGAGCGGATCTCGGTTTTCACCATCGAGCGCAACGGCGTGACCAGGGATTTCACCATCAACCCGATCCGCACCGGCGAGGAGAACTTCCGCAAGGTCGGCATTGACGCGGCGTATGCCGTGCTGATCAAGAACGTGCAGCCGAACACCCCCGGCGCCCACCTCGGCCTGCTGCCCGGGGATCAGCTCACCGCCGTCGACGGCAAGCCCGTCTGGGGCCTGCCTTCGCTGAGCGCGGCGCTCTCCTCCACCAAGGGCACGGCGCAGGTGCTGACCGTCCGGCGCGGGACGACGGAGGCCCGCCTGCCGTTCGTTTCGCCGGGCGCCGAGAGCACGCAGCTTTTCCGCGGCGTGGAGTTCACCACCAACTGGCAGCTGCTTCACCAGACGCCGCTGGCCCAGGTGAAGATGATCCTGACGAACACGCTGCAGACCTTTGGCGCGCTGCTGCACCCCCAGGGCGACATCGGCCTGCAGAACCTCAGCGGCTTCATCGGGATCGGGCGCGGCTTCTGGGACGCGCTCAAGTCCGACCATCCGGCGAACTTCGTCCTGTGGTTCACCGTGATGATCAACATCAGCCTGGCGTTCTTCAACCTGCTGCCCATCCCAGTGCTCGACGGCGGACACATCCTGCTCGCGACCGTCGCCAAGCTGCGCGGCCGTCCGCTGCCGATGAATTTCATCCTGACGACCCAGAGCGTCTTCATGGTCCTGCTGCTGGTGATGATGCTCTACGTGACGGTGTTCGGCGACATCCGGCGACTCGTGAACGATTACCGGGCTGACGCCCAGACCAAGGAGGCCGCCGCCGTGCAGGAGAAGAAGGCCGCCGAACCGGCACCCGCCGGCAAGTGA
- the dxr gene encoding 1-deoxy-D-xylulose-5-phosphate reductoisomerase, which translates to MTIPSRKRVVLLGATGSIGESTLRVIAAQRDRLELVGLAAHGKHARLAEIARQFGVRHVGLADPAALAAARGSGAFPAGTVFHGGAEGLNQLATLPEADVVLVAIVGTAALAPTLAAIAAKKTIALASKEILVLAGKFVMAAARASGSRLLPVDSEHNAVFQCLEGHRAADVRRLVLTASGGAFRDWPLEKLTAVTPADALKHPNWAMGPKITVDSATLANKGLELIEAQCLFGLRADQCHAVLHAQSIVHALVEFTDGSMLAQLCPPSMTFPIQHALLYPERAPTGTDTALPLDQAFALDFRPVDETRYPCLRLARESMAAGGTAPAVFNAANEVAVAAFLQNRVPFLAIPRIIDHTLATVKLIDPTTLDQVLAVDAEARRVAQSFPS; encoded by the coding sequence GTGACTATCCCTTCCCGCAAACGCGTCGTCCTCCTCGGTGCCACCGGCTCGATTGGCGAGAGCACGCTGCGGGTCATCGCCGCACAGCGTGACCGGCTCGAACTCGTCGGCCTCGCCGCGCACGGCAAACACGCCCGGCTCGCCGAGATCGCCCGGCAGTTCGGCGTGCGCCATGTCGGTCTTGCCGACCCGGCCGCCCTTGCCGCCGCGCGCGGCAGCGGCGCCTTTCCTGCCGGCACGGTTTTTCATGGCGGCGCGGAAGGACTCAACCAGCTCGCCACCCTGCCCGAGGCGGATGTCGTGCTCGTCGCCATCGTCGGCACCGCCGCGCTTGCGCCGACGCTCGCCGCCATCGCGGCGAAAAAGACCATCGCTCTCGCCTCGAAGGAAATCCTCGTCCTCGCCGGTAAGTTCGTGATGGCGGCGGCCCGGGCCAGCGGCAGCCGGCTGCTCCCCGTCGACAGCGAGCACAATGCCGTCTTTCAATGCCTCGAGGGGCACCGCGCCGCCGACGTCCGCCGGCTGGTGCTCACCGCCTCGGGCGGCGCCTTCCGCGACTGGCCGCTCGAGAAACTGACGGCGGTGACGCCGGCCGACGCCCTGAAGCACCCGAACTGGGCCATGGGCCCGAAGATCACCGTCGACTCGGCCACGCTGGCCAACAAGGGCCTCGAGCTGATCGAGGCCCAGTGCCTGTTCGGCCTGCGCGCGGACCAGTGCCACGCCGTGCTGCACGCCCAGAGCATCGTGCACGCCCTGGTTGAGTTCACCGACGGCTCGATGCTCGCGCAGCTCTGCCCGCCCTCGATGACCTTCCCCATCCAGCACGCCCTCCTCTACCCGGAGCGCGCCCCGACCGGCACCGACACGGCGCTGCCGCTCGACCAGGCCTTCGCCCTCGATTTCCGGCCGGTGGACGAGACCCGCTACCCCTGCCTGCGGCTGGCCCGCGAATCCATGGCCGCCGGCGGCACCGCTCCCGCGGTTTTTAACGCGGCTAACGAGGTGGCAGTCGCGGCCTTCCTGCAGAACCGGGTCCCCTTTCTTGCGATTCCGCGGATTATTGACCACACTCTGGCCACGGTAAAGCTGATCGACCCCACCACGCTCGATCAGGTCCTGGCCGTCGATGCCGAGGCCCGGCGCGTCGCCCAATCCTTTCCCTCCTGA
- a CDS encoding phosphatidate cytidylyltransferase, whose product MLSRILSTVILWVVILGSLYFGGAHAAVALLALLAALTLHEFYGLTAKMGARPFRWMGLGFALLMVAGPYYLAYFTEEPEVLDLAANLATGLLVLALVVSCIRVLGERNTASRVETIAATVGGLLYIPYLLHFLVRILMRDADSGENLALCLWVVAVSKFCDVGALLTGLALGRHKLAPEISPKKTWEGAVGGVLVAAGVGAAIAFFASARLPESLTPPIAAAIAVPLAVIAIISDLIESAIKRRADTKDTGHLIPGIGGAFDLTDSLLLTAPVAYFIFLFVN is encoded by the coding sequence GTGCTTTCCCGCATTCTCAGCACCGTCATCCTCTGGGTCGTGATCCTCGGCAGCCTGTATTTCGGCGGCGCCCATGCCGCGGTGGCGCTGCTGGCGTTGCTCGCCGCGCTGACGCTCCACGAATTCTACGGCCTGACCGCCAAGATGGGCGCCCGGCCCTTCCGCTGGATGGGCCTGGGGTTCGCCCTCCTGATGGTCGCCGGGCCCTACTACCTCGCCTACTTCACCGAGGAACCCGAGGTGCTCGATCTGGCCGCCAACCTGGCCACCGGCCTGCTGGTGCTGGCCCTGGTGGTCTCCTGCATTCGCGTGCTGGGCGAACGCAACACAGCCAGCCGCGTCGAGACCATCGCCGCCACGGTCGGCGGGCTCCTCTACATCCCCTACCTGCTGCACTTCCTCGTCCGGATTCTCATGCGCGACGCCGACAGCGGCGAGAACCTCGCCCTCTGCCTCTGGGTGGTCGCCGTTTCCAAGTTCTGCGACGTGGGCGCGCTGCTCACCGGCCTCGCCCTCGGCCGGCACAAGCTGGCGCCCGAGATCAGCCCCAAGAAAACCTGGGAGGGCGCCGTCGGCGGCGTGCTGGTCGCCGCGGGGGTCGGCGCCGCCATCGCCTTCTTTGCCTCCGCCCGCCTGCCCGAGAGCCTGACGCCCCCGATCGCCGCGGCCATCGCCGTTCCCCTGGCCGTCATTGCCATCATTTCCGACCTCATCGAGTCCGCCATCAAGCGCCGCGCCGACACCAAGGACACGGGGCACCTGATCCCGGGCATCGGCGGGGCGTTCGACCTGACGGACAGCCTGCTGCTCACCGCCCCGGTCGCCTATTTCATCTTCCTGTTCGTGAACTGA
- a CDS encoding isoprenyl transferase produces the protein MSSPGPAKIPQHVAIIMDGNGRWAKARGLPRLEGHRRGVETVRTVVDAAREIGIRYITLYAFSVENWKRPTDEVSGLMGLLDYFLKRELNNLIKEKVRLHTIGRTDALPANVQRELDRVKDATKHFTDWNLVLALNYGSRNEVADAARAYAEAVQAGREKATDASWERFSRYLYTGGLPDPDLLIRTSGEQRVSNFLLLQCAYAEMVFTPVLWPDFGQADLQAAVDEYGRRERRYGLTTEQIKTGAK, from the coding sequence ATGTCGTCTCCCGGTCCCGCGAAAATCCCGCAGCACGTCGCCATCATCATGGACGGCAACGGTCGCTGGGCGAAAGCGCGCGGGCTGCCCCGCCTCGAGGGCCACCGCCGGGGCGTCGAGACCGTCCGCACCGTCGTCGACGCCGCCCGCGAGATCGGCATCCGCTACATCACGCTCTACGCCTTCTCGGTCGAGAACTGGAAGCGCCCCACCGACGAGGTCTCGGGCCTGATGGGCCTGCTCGACTACTTCCTCAAGCGCGAGCTCAACAACCTCATCAAGGAAAAGGTCCGCCTCCACACCATCGGCCGGACCGACGCGCTCCCGGCCAACGTCCAGCGCGAGCTCGACCGCGTCAAGGACGCCACGAAGCACTTCACCGACTGGAACCTCGTCCTCGCGCTCAACTACGGCTCGCGTAACGAGGTCGCCGACGCCGCGCGGGCCTACGCGGAGGCCGTGCAGGCCGGCCGGGAAAAGGCCACCGACGCCTCGTGGGAACGCTTCAGCCGCTACCTCTACACCGGCGGACTCCCCGACCCCGACCTGCTCATCCGCACGTCCGGCGAGCAACGCGTCAGCAATTTCCTGCTCCTGCAGTGCGCCTACGCCGAGATGGTCTTCACGCCGGTGCTCTGGCCGGACTTCGGGCAGGCCGACCTGCAAGCCGCCGTCGACGAATACGGCCGCCGCGAGCGTCGCTACGGTCTGACCACGGAGCAAATTAAGACTGGCGCCAAATAA
- a CDS encoding 4a-hydroxytetrahydrobiopterin dehydratase, with protein sequence MASQPLTPAEITAALPALPGWKFERDALAKEFKFGSFKEALSFMVRVGFEAEMMDHHPDWTNVYNRVAIRLNTHDAGGKVTAKDIALANKIQALSWTG encoded by the coding sequence ATGGCAAGCCAACCCCTGACCCCGGCCGAGATCACCGCGGCGCTGCCGGCCCTGCCCGGCTGGAAGTTTGAGCGCGACGCGCTGGCCAAGGAATTCAAGTTCGGCAGCTTCAAGGAGGCGCTGTCGTTCATGGTGCGCGTGGGCTTCGAGGCTGAGATGATGGACCACCATCCCGACTGGACCAATGTCTACAACCGCGTCGCCATCCGGCTGAACACGCACGACGCCGGCGGCAAAGTCACCGCCAAGGACATCGCGCTGGCGAACAAGATTCAGGCGCTTTCCTGGACGGGCTGA
- a CDS encoding TMEM175 family protein, translating into MHKGRLEAFSDGVIAIIITIMVLEMKVPRGTDLSSLQPLLPVFLCYVLSFVYVGIYWNNHHHLFQAVKHVKGGVLWANLHLLFWLSLFPFVTGWMGENHFAPLTVALYGGVLIMAAVAYTLLVRCLLACHEADSALAKAIGPDTKGWISLAIYALGIPLACWWPWISIALYSCVAVLWLVPDRRIEKVLVS; encoded by the coding sequence ATGCACAAAGGCCGGCTCGAGGCGTTCAGCGACGGGGTGATCGCCATCATCATCACCATCATGGTCCTGGAGATGAAGGTGCCCCGTGGCACCGATCTCAGCTCCCTGCAGCCGCTGCTGCCGGTGTTTCTCTGCTACGTCCTGAGCTTCGTCTACGTGGGCATCTACTGGAACAACCACCATCACCTTTTCCAGGCCGTCAAGCACGTGAAGGGCGGCGTCCTCTGGGCCAACCTGCACCTGCTGTTCTGGCTGTCGCTGTTTCCGTTCGTGACCGGCTGGATGGGCGAGAACCATTTTGCCCCGCTCACCGTCGCGCTTTACGGCGGCGTGCTGATCATGGCGGCCGTCGCCTACACCCTCCTCGTGCGCTGTCTGCTCGCCTGCCACGAAGCCGACTCCGCCCTGGCCAAGGCCATCGGTCCTGACACCAAAGGCTGGATCTCGCTCGCCATCTACGCGCTGGGCATACCGCTTGCGTGCTGGTGGCCGTGGATTTCCATCGCGCTCTATTCCTGCGTCGCCGTGCTGTGGCTCGTGCCCGACCGCCGGATCGAGAAGGTCCTCGTTTCCTGA
- a CDS encoding MoxR family ATPase, which produces MSDFAPAAEVAATRESLERLKANMRLTIKGKDEVIEQSLVCLLAGGHLLIEDLPGVGKTTLAYSLARSMDCAFSRIQFTSDLLPTDVTGVSIYDEMMKEFIFKSGPVFANIVLADEINRATPKTQSALLEVMDRSKVTVDGEAHAVGSPFMVVATQNPVDYEGTFPLPESQMDRFLMRLAMGYPLPGDELEILRSPKLGYDAIALNPVVTRSDVLKMQALAGKVFVEDSVLDYILKIITATRTEAEFKAGVSVRGGLSLRIAAQARALVHGRDFVIPDDVQESAGPVLAHRLSLARQTSDALEERRTVLAALKRIIGAIAVPE; this is translated from the coding sequence ATGAGTGATTTTGCTCCCGCCGCCGAAGTCGCCGCCACGCGCGAGTCCCTGGAACGCCTCAAGGCCAACATGCGCCTTACCATCAAGGGCAAGGACGAGGTCATCGAGCAGTCCCTGGTCTGCCTGCTGGCCGGCGGCCACCTGCTGATCGAGGACCTGCCCGGCGTCGGCAAGACCACGCTGGCCTACTCGCTGGCCCGGTCGATGGACTGCGCGTTCTCCCGCATCCAGTTCACCAGCGACCTGCTGCCGACCGATGTCACCGGCGTGTCCATCTACGACGAGATGATGAAGGAGTTCATTTTCAAGTCCGGCCCGGTGTTCGCGAACATCGTGCTGGCGGACGAGATCAACCGCGCCACGCCGAAGACCCAGTCCGCGCTGCTCGAGGTCATGGACCGGAGCAAGGTGACGGTGGACGGCGAGGCCCACGCCGTCGGCTCGCCCTTCATGGTCGTGGCCACGCAGAATCCGGTGGACTACGAGGGCACGTTTCCGCTGCCCGAGAGTCAGATGGACCGCTTCCTGATGCGGCTCGCGATGGGTTATCCGCTGCCCGGCGACGAGCTGGAGATCCTGCGCTCGCCGAAGCTCGGCTACGACGCCATCGCGCTCAACCCGGTCGTCACCCGCTCGGACGTGCTCAAGATGCAGGCGCTGGCGGGCAAGGTCTTTGTCGAGGACAGCGTGCTGGACTACATCCTGAAGATCATCACGGCCACGCGCACCGAGGCGGAGTTCAAGGCCGGCGTCAGCGTGCGCGGCGGGCTGTCGCTCCGCATCGCCGCGCAGGCGCGCGCGCTGGTGCACGGCCGGGACTTTGTCATCCCCGACGACGTCCAGGAATCGGCCGGCCCGGTGCTGGCCCACCGCCTGTCGCTGGCCCGGCAGACCTCCGACGCCCTCGAGGAGCGCCGCACGGTGCTCGCGGCCCTGAAGCGGATCATCGGCGCCATTGCGGTGCCGGAATGA
- a CDS encoding DUF58 domain-containing protein produces MNPASTAITSPGLDWQGPGAPDRPRAFEWRTLLWALVFPPKRHRISLTVPGLFLMVLAVGIGTAAYNTASNILFITLSLLLACLLLSGLLSWFNFMGICWRLRPQGPWRAGHETLVTVEVENRKAWLPTYSLWFELATQPRHMPAPEKPEKEMKMREFLAAAEKYITRGRIFLRERLEPRGAASVDWGVKPTRRGEAVVELGAVGSLFPFGFLRKNIGTALKHTVLVWPAQVEYQWTGAVAAHAGSSGRRTARAGTGDDLLALRKYEMGDSHRLIHWKASARLGQLMIRQFAAESHDGYSLRLDTPAAVWTRPEQFELLCSFAGTLAEDLYAAGRLRGISVNGGPLIETRRIRDLEALLDELARLQPVHEGRANPPDEPRLVRDDSTYHSRAGVGAAPATKNLITFAPEGARGVTAYVDGRQTASA; encoded by the coding sequence ATGAACCCCGCGTCTACGGCCATCACGTCCCCGGGCCTCGATTGGCAGGGCCCCGGCGCGCCGGACCGCCCCCGCGCGTTCGAGTGGCGCACGCTGCTCTGGGCGCTGGTGTTCCCGCCCAAGCGGCACCGCATCTCGCTGACCGTGCCCGGCCTGTTCCTGATGGTGCTGGCCGTCGGCATCGGCACGGCCGCCTACAACACGGCGAGCAACATCCTCTTCATCACGCTCTCGCTGCTGCTCGCCTGCCTGCTGCTCAGCGGCCTGTTGTCGTGGTTCAACTTCATGGGCATCTGCTGGCGTCTCCGGCCCCAGGGCCCGTGGCGCGCCGGCCACGAGACGCTTGTCACCGTCGAGGTCGAGAACCGCAAGGCCTGGCTGCCGACCTACAGCCTGTGGTTCGAGCTGGCCACGCAACCCCGCCACATGCCTGCGCCGGAAAAACCGGAGAAGGAAATGAAGATGCGCGAGTTCCTGGCGGCGGCGGAAAAATACATCACCCGCGGCCGGATCTTCCTGCGCGAGCGCCTCGAGCCCCGCGGCGCCGCCAGCGTCGACTGGGGCGTGAAGCCCACCCGGCGTGGCGAGGCTGTCGTCGAGCTCGGGGCGGTGGGCTCGCTGTTTCCCTTCGGCTTTTTGCGCAAGAACATCGGCACCGCGCTGAAGCACACCGTCCTCGTCTGGCCGGCCCAGGTCGAATACCAGTGGACCGGCGCCGTGGCTGCGCACGCCGGCTCGTCGGGCCGGCGCACGGCGCGGGCCGGCACGGGCGACGACCTGCTCGCGCTCCGCAAATACGAAATGGGCGACTCGCACCGGCTCATCCACTGGAAGGCGAGCGCGCGGCTGGGCCAGCTGATGATCCGGCAGTTCGCCGCCGAGAGCCACGACGGCTACAGCCTGCGCCTTGACACCCCCGCGGCGGTCTGGACGCGACCCGAACAGTTCGAGCTGCTCTGCAGCTTCGCCGGCACGCTGGCCGAGGATCTGTATGCCGCCGGGCGCCTGCGCGGCATCAGCGTGAACGGCGGGCCGCTGATCGAAACCCGGCGCATCCGCGACCTCGAGGCCCTGCTCGACGAGCTGGCCCGGCTGCAGCCGGTGCACGAGGGTAGGGCAAATCCTCCGGATGAGCCGCGGCTCGTCCGGGACGACTCGACCTACCATTCCCGCGCCGGGGTCGGCGCGGCTCCAGCAACCAAGAATCTCATCACCTTTGCGCCCGAAGGAGCGCGGGGAGTCACCGCCTATGTCGACGGCCGTCAAACCGCGTCAGCTTAA